One genomic segment of Musa acuminata AAA Group cultivar baxijiao chromosome BXJ3-3, Cavendish_Baxijiao_AAA, whole genome shotgun sequence includes these proteins:
- the LOC135633978 gene encoding aldehyde dehydrogenase family 2 member C4-like, producing the protein MENHRCNGDGKESFKPPEIKFTKLFVDGQFVDSVSGKTFETVNPATGEVIAKVAEGVEADIDLAVKAAREAFDHGRWPRMSGFERGRIMSKFADLIEQNIEELAALDSVDAGKLLASGKTVDIPHCLHILRYYAGAADKVHGETLKLAGEYQGYTLLEPIGVVGHIIPWNYPSTMFLMKSSPALAAGCTMVVKPAEQTPLSALFYAHLAKQAGIPDGVINVVNGFGATAGAALCSHMDVDAISFTGSTETGRLVMEAAAKSNLKTVSLELGGKSPLIIFDDADVDMAVALARIAIFYNKGEICVAGSRVYVQEGIYDEFVRKAAESAKSWVVGDPFDPNVQQGPQVDKTQFERVLSYIELGKTEGATLLTGGRRCGDKGYYIEPTIFTDVKEEMRIAQEEIFGPVMSLMKFKTIEEAIEKANATRYGLAAGIVTKDLNTANRVTRSVRAGTIWINCYFAFDPGCPFGGYKMSGFGRDLGMHAINKYLQVKSVVTPLHSSPWL; encoded by the exons ATGGAGAACCACCGCTGCAACGGCGACGGCAAGGAGAGCTTCAAGCCACCAGAAATAAAGTTCACCAAGCTCTTCGTCGATGGCCAGTTTGTCGACTCCGTTTCCG GCAAGACGTTCGAGACGGTGAATCCCGCGACAGGCGAGGTGATAGCGAAGGTTGCGGAGGGAGTCGAGGCAGACATCGACTTAGCCGTGAAGGCTGCTCGCGAAGCCTTTGATCACGGCCGATGGCCCCGCATGTCTGGCTTT gagAGGGGGAGGATCATGTCGAAGTTCGCGGATCTCATCGAACAAAACATCGAGGAATTGGCGGCGCTGGACAGCGTCGACGCCGGAAAGCTTCTGGCCAGTGGCAAAACGGTGGACATCCCCCACTGCCTCCACATCCTCCGGTACTACGCCGGCGCCGCCGACAAGGTACACGGTGAGACCTTAAAGCTCGCCGGCGAGTACCAGGGGTACACGTTGCTGGAGCCCATCGGCGTGGTGGGCCACATAATACCCTGGAATTACCCCTCCACcatgttcttaatgaagtcaagcCCTGCTCTGGCCGCCGGCTGCACCATGGTCGTCAAGCCCGCCGAGCAGACCCCTCTCTCCGCCTTGTTCTACGCCCACTTGGCTAAGCAG GCTGGTATTCCTGATGGAGTGATCAACGTGGTCAACGGGTTTGGCGCCACTGCCGGTGCTGCACTTTGCTCTCACATGGACGTCGACGCC ATTAGCTTCACCGGCTCAACGGAGACGGGACGCCTGGTGATGGAGGCCGCTGCAAAGAGCAACCTGAAGACGGTATCGCTCGAGCTGGGCGGGAAGTCGCCCCTCATCATCTTCGACGACGCCGACGTAGACATGGCGGTCGCTCTCGCACGCATCGCCATCTTCTACAACAAG GGCGAGATCTGCGTGGCTGGCTCTCGCGTGTATGTCCAAGAAGGAATTTACGACGAGTTCGTCCGGAAGGCAGCAGAGAGCGCCAAAAGTTGGGTGGTCGGCGACCCTTTCGATCCTAATGTTCAACAGGGGCCTCAGGTTGACAAGACACAGTTCGAAAGAGTTCTCAGTTACATCGAGCTTGGCAAGACAGAGGGTGCTACGCTGCTTACAGGAGGAAGACGCTGCGGCGACAAAGGCTACTACATCGAACCCACGATCTTTACTGATGTCAAG GAGGAGATGAGGATCGCGCAGGAGGAGATATTTGGACCAGTCATGTCGCTGATGAAGTTTAA GACGATCGAGGAAGCGATAGAGAAAGCGAATGCCACAAGGTATGGATTAGCAGCAGGGATCGTGACGAAGGATCTGAACACTGCGAACAGAGTGACGAGGTCGGTTCGAGCAGGAACGATTTGGATCAACTGCTACTTCGCGTTCGATCCGGGATGCCCGTTTGGTGGATACAAGATGAGCGGCTTCGGGAGGGACCTCGGCATGCATGCCATCAACAAGTACCTCCAGGTGAAGTCTGTGGTCACTCCTCTCCACTCTTCCCCATGGCTGTAA